A genome region from Dolichospermum compactum NIES-806 includes the following:
- a CDS encoding MerR family DNA-binding protein, whose translation MVSIGTFRWSSIKNILTLKEGQSLTCQAMHERLSKKLQEIEDNIRQLQKSEDADPNHECVILEKVE comes from the coding sequence ATGGTATCAATCGGGACATTTCGCTGGTCATCCATCAAAAATATTTTGACACTCAAGGAGGGGCAGTCTCTAACTTGCCAAGCAATGCACGAACGATTATCCAAAAAATTGCAGGAAATAGAAGATAACATTCGACAACTTCAGAAATCTGAAGATGCCGATCCCAATCATGAATGTGTCATTTTAGAAAAGGTGGAATAA
- a CDS encoding thioredoxin family protein — MLKVEILGTGCKKCHQLEANVQEAITTLKLDAEVRQITDPIAIAQRGVMKRL, encoded by the coding sequence ATGTTGAAAGTTGAAATTCTCGGTACAGGTTGCAAGAAATGTCATCAACTAGAAGCCAATGTGCAAGAGGCAATTACTACTCTTAAACTAGATGCTGAAGTCAGACAGATTACAGATCCAATTGCAATCGCTCAACGGGGTGTGATGAAAAGGCTTTAG
- a CDS encoding microcompartments protein, whose amino-acid sequence MGIELRSFVFLDNLQPQHAAYMGTVAQGFLPLPGDTSLWIEISPGIEINKITDVALKSASVRPGVQVVERLYGLLEVHSGSQGETRAAGDAILAFLGVKKEECLKPRVVSSQIIRNIDAYQTQLINRTRRGQLLLAGQTLYVLEVEPAAYAALAANEAEKAAQINILEVQAVGSFGRLYLGGSEQDILAGAAGALAAIENSPGRENPQGKRNE is encoded by the coding sequence TTGGGTATAGAACTACGCAGTTTCGTATTTCTAGACAATCTGCAACCTCAACACGCCGCATACATGGGAACAGTAGCCCAGGGTTTCTTACCATTACCGGGGGATACATCCCTATGGATTGAAATTTCCCCTGGTATCGAAATCAACAAGATTACCGACGTAGCCCTGAAATCCGCTTCCGTTCGTCCTGGAGTACAAGTAGTAGAACGGCTATACGGACTATTAGAAGTGCATTCTGGCTCTCAAGGGGAAACACGAGCCGCTGGAGATGCGATTTTGGCATTTTTAGGCGTAAAAAAAGAGGAATGTCTCAAACCTCGTGTAGTTTCTAGCCAAATTATCCGCAATATTGACGCTTACCAAACCCAACTTATTAACCGTACCCGTCGAGGACAACTGCTACTAGCAGGACAAACCCTCTATGTATTGGAAGTTGAACCAGCCGCTTATGCAGCACTAGCAGCTAATGAAGCAGAAAAAGCAGCGCAAATTAACATCCTCGAAGTTCAAGCTGTCGGTAGTTTTGGCAGACTTTATTTAGGTGGCTCAGAACAGGATATTTTAGCAGGAGCAGCGGGCGCTTTAGCCGCAATTGAAAACTCACCTGGAAGGGAAAATCCCCAAGGTAAGCGTAACGAATAA
- a CDS encoding pentapeptide repeat-containing protein, translated as MANQQHLNVLRSGAVTWIEWRNKNPQVDIDLSGANLLGENLRGANLQGVNLNKVNLAHALLVRTNFSHANLSNAIFYQAKLIEANLSQANLSIANLSGAILSQANLSFGNFIGADFSGANLENTMITDANLIGTDFQNANLKNADLAAAQLIRSNLSFATLMAVNLITANLSEANLYEAELMTAQLYQANLHKANLTKAHLGNAFLSKANLSEANLTEADLSWANLKGANLAGANLKGANIRGANFQGANLKGTILENKLELLTPKKCN; from the coding sequence ATGGCAAATCAACAACATCTCAATGTATTACGTTCAGGAGCAGTTACTTGGATAGAATGGAGAAACAAAAATCCCCAAGTTGACATTGATCTTAGCGGTGCAAATTTACTAGGAGAAAACCTCCGAGGAGCAAATCTCCAAGGGGTAAATTTGAATAAAGTCAATTTAGCTCATGCTTTATTAGTACGAACTAATTTTAGTCATGCTAATCTCAGTAATGCTATTTTTTATCAAGCCAAGTTAATAGAAGCTAACTTGAGTCAAGCTAATTTGAGTATTGCTAATTTGAGTGGGGCAATTTTAAGCCAGGCTAATTTAAGTTTTGGCAACTTTATTGGTGCTGATTTCAGTGGTGCAAATCTGGAAAATACTATGATTACAGATGCTAATTTAATTGGTACAGATTTCCAAAATGCTAATCTAAAAAATGCTGATTTAGCCGCAGCCCAACTTATTCGCAGTAATTTAAGTTTTGCAACTTTGATGGCAGTTAATTTAATTACTGCCAACTTGAGTGAAGCAAATTTATATGAAGCAGAATTAATGACTGCTCAACTTTATCAAGCCAACCTACATAAGGCTAATTTAACAAAAGCTCATTTAGGAAACGCATTTTTATCGAAAGCTAATTTGAGTGAAGCTAATTTAACGGAAGCTGATTTAAGTTGGGCAAATTTGAAAGGTGCGAATTTAGCAGGAGCAAATTTAAAAGGTGCAAATATTCGCGGTGCAAATTTTCAGGGAGCAAATCTAAAAGGGACGATTTTAGAGAATAAGTTAGAATTATTAACACCAAAGAAATGCAATTAA
- a CDS encoding AAA family ATPase has protein sequence MHIQKVIIKNFRCFEHLEVNLDPDINIFVGNNGSGKSALLDGIAIAMIPYIIKIQRLLATEEIEGKSLVLERREVSANQEDNRKINPPEFTVSATGFSDWTSVYEEMIANNKLPLSLSFKGLTKLLAELESKFLNQLDNKKSDLSIIAYYRGDRHLNNIDDIEDISNKYFNRFDALNNILDATSDFTDLANWFFVRELQELREVKKRRDINFELPDLKQIRNAISTIIAPNARIYFSGATSAKLMVEWTMETGEKRELLLSQLSAGYRNMLALVMDFARRLAQANPDMENPLAAEAILMIDELDLHLHPTWQQKIIPDLKKVFPNTQIIATTHSPEVVTTVKQNQVKILEDYQIKECPSPTKGMKSSDIVRYVLGLSDLRPDTDESRTLTRLFEAIDNGQLEEAKRLRQELQHWESYDPDMTRADMQIRKLERRNAV, from the coding sequence ATGCACATTCAAAAAGTTATTATCAAAAACTTCCGCTGCTTCGAGCATTTGGAAGTTAATTTAGATCCCGATATCAATATTTTTGTTGGTAATAATGGATCAGGTAAAAGTGCATTATTGGATGGTATTGCTATTGCAATGATTCCCTATATTATTAAGATTCAGAGGCTTTTAGCCACAGAAGAGATAGAAGGTAAATCACTTGTTTTAGAACGACGAGAGGTATCAGCCAATCAAGAAGATAATAGAAAAATAAATCCACCAGAATTCACTGTATCTGCTACTGGTTTTTCAGATTGGACAAGTGTTTATGAAGAAATGATTGCTAATAATAAGTTGCCTTTATCTCTATCATTCAAAGGTTTAACAAAGCTTTTAGCCGAACTGGAAAGTAAATTTTTAAATCAATTAGATAACAAAAAATCAGACCTTTCCATTATAGCTTATTATAGAGGTGATCGCCACTTAAATAATATTGATGATATTGAAGATATTTCAAATAAATACTTCAATAGATTTGATGCTTTAAATAACATCCTTGATGCAACATCTGATTTTACAGATTTAGCTAACTGGTTTTTTGTGCGCGAGTTACAAGAACTAAGAGAGGTAAAAAAGCGGAGAGATATTAACTTTGAACTTCCTGATTTAAAGCAAATAAGAAATGCTATTTCTACCATTATTGCTCCCAATGCTCGCATTTATTTTTCAGGTGCAACATCTGCAAAATTAATGGTTGAGTGGACAATGGAAACAGGAGAGAAAAGAGAACTTTTACTAAGTCAATTAAGTGCAGGTTATCGCAATATGTTGGCGTTGGTAATGGATTTTGCGCGACGTTTAGCACAAGCAAACCCAGACATGGAAAACCCATTAGCAGCAGAAGCCATTTTGATGATTGATGAGTTAGATTTGCATTTACATCCAACGTGGCAACAAAAGATTATTCCTGATTTAAAAAAGGTATTTCCCAACACTCAAATTATCGCCACTACTCACAGTCCCGAAGTTGTGACAACAGTTAAACAAAATCAGGTGAAGATATTAGAAGATTATCAAATCAAGGAATGTCCATCACCTACCAAGGGGATGAAAAGTTCAGATATTGTCAGATATGTTTTAGGATTGAGTGATTTAAGACCAGACACAGACGAATCAAGAACACTGACACGACTTTTTGAAGCAATTGATAATGGTCAATTAGAAGAAGCAAAACGCCTCAGACAAGAATTACAACACTGGGAATCTTATGATCCAGATATGACTAGAGCAGATATGCAAATCCGCAAACTGGAACGGAGGAATGCGGTGTGA
- a CDS encoding retron system putative HNH endonuclease — translation MKKVLKSPEPEELKNYKERFSSQFKRWNDLKKNKETLNAIRKTLASDQKGLCAYCEMSIHENNRSVEHFIPCRESTKENNHDLDWQNMLGICRPPGGVEDDHEQNSKLLKYSRCCGHKKDGFIPDGRLLNPLNLPILRLFKFSSKDGEIRPDKKACEDSGIPIENVQFTIDTLELNVQRLKNLRLAVIDEIEKELDDETIDINDLEEKIAAEYFGNGTDNWPRFFTTLRWVLGAGAERHLINISYSEQ, via the coding sequence GTGAAAAAAGTGCTGAAATCCCCAGAACCAGAGGAACTTAAAAACTATAAAGAGCGATTTTCTTCTCAATTTAAACGATGGAATGATTTAAAAAAGAATAAAGAAACTTTAAATGCAATTCGTAAAACTTTAGCATCTGATCAAAAAGGACTTTGTGCTTATTGTGAAATGTCTATTCATGAAAACAATCGCTCTGTTGAGCATTTTATCCCCTGTAGAGAATCAACAAAAGAAAATAATCATGATCTAGATTGGCAAAATATGTTAGGTATCTGTCGTCCTCCAGGTGGAGTAGAAGATGATCATGAGCAAAATTCAAAATTACTCAAATATTCCCGTTGCTGTGGTCATAAAAAAGATGGTTTTATACCTGATGGTAGATTATTAAATCCTCTCAATTTACCAATATTACGTCTATTTAAATTCAGTAGTAAAGATGGTGAAATTAGACCTGATAAAAAAGCTTGTGAAGATTCTGGTATTCCTATAGAAAATGTTCAATTTACTATTGATACCCTGGAACTTAATGTTCAAAGATTAAAGAATCTACGATTAGCTGTAATTGACGAAATAGAAAAAGAACTTGATGATGAGACAATTGATATAAATGATTTAGAAGAGAAAATTGCAGCCGAATATTTTGGTAATGGTACAGACAATTGGCCTCGGTTTTTCACAACTCTTCGCTGGGTTTTAGGTGCAGGTGCAGAACGACATCTGATTAATATTTCTTATTCAGAACAATAA
- a CDS encoding 4Fe-4S single cluster domain-containing protein, whose translation METKPMNPSLALADIPPGYLNIMGYVDQSEVNGPGCRAVVWVQGCNRECSGCFNPDSWAFEINDLVAIDTLAESILKNPQNTGVTFSGGEPFWQAPALTILAKRLKAAGLNIMSFTGFTLQQLQSDSAPPGAKELLAELDILIDGPFIKSLAINSPDSPVSSSNQKVNIFNPEFADKITWASDQIEVHILKDGNRIVTGYQGLLELS comes from the coding sequence ATGGAAACTAAGCCCATGAACCCATCTCTAGCACTCGCGGACATTCCCCCTGGTTATCTGAACATTATGGGTTATGTTGACCAATCAGAAGTTAATGGCCCCGGTTGTCGGGCTGTTGTCTGGGTACAAGGTTGTAACCGTGAGTGTTCTGGTTGCTTTAATCCCGACTCCTGGGCATTTGAGATTAATGATTTAGTTGCTATTGATACCCTCGCTGAAAGTATTCTCAAAAATCCCCAGAATACGGGTGTAACTTTTTCCGGTGGTGAACCATTTTGGCAAGCACCTGCACTAACAATTTTAGCCAAAAGGTTAAAAGCCGCAGGTTTAAATATCATGTCTTTTACTGGTTTTACACTCCAGCAATTACAATCTGATTCCGCACCTCCCGGTGCAAAAGAATTATTGGCAGAATTAGATATTTTGATTGATGGTCCTTTTATCAAATCTCTAGCAATTAATTCTCCTGATTCTCCCGTTTCTTCTAGTAATCAAAAAGTCAATATCTTTAATCCAGAATTTGCAGATAAAATCACTTGGGCTAGTGATCAAATTGAAGTTCATATTCTCAAAGATGGTAATCGCATTGTTACAGGTTATCAAGGTTTATTGGAATTAAGCTAA
- a CDS encoding DUF305 domain-containing protein: protein MKSKNLIYGLIGLVSSSAVSGLLIVSNTQAQTPNSEHNSHHSSKQANPPKKGMMMQTDQHFIEMMIPHHQQAVEMADIASTRAQHPEIKNLAVAIKKDQTREIEQIQTWYKTWYGKEVPVMTMTDQEMMTGHGNMCQQMNPPDNMKMPMNGRMRCMNMDLETLKNAPDFDKEFIRQMIPHHRMAVKMSQMIVKKTAKPEIRNLAKSIIKTQMVEINQMQQWYQSWYKLKPV, encoded by the coding sequence ATGAAAAGCAAAAATTTGATTTATGGTTTGATTGGGTTAGTAAGCAGTAGTGCTGTTAGTGGATTATTAATCGTCAGTAACACGCAAGCACAAACTCCCAATTCTGAACACAATTCTCATCATTCATCTAAACAAGCTAATCCCCCTAAAAAAGGAATGATGATGCAAACAGATCAGCATTTTATCGAAATGATGATTCCGCACCATCAGCAAGCCGTAGAAATGGCTGATATTGCATCAACTCGCGCACAACATCCAGAAATTAAGAACCTAGCAGTTGCTATTAAAAAAGACCAAACCCGCGAAATTGAACAGATACAAACCTGGTATAAAACATGGTACGGTAAAGAAGTACCTGTAATGACTATGACTGATCAAGAAATGATGACAGGTCATGGGAATATGTGCCAACAGATGAATCCACCAGACAATATGAAAATGCCGATGAATGGTAGAATGCGCTGCATGAATATGGATTTAGAAACATTAAAAAATGCACCAGATTTTGATAAAGAATTTATTCGTCAAATGATTCCTCATCATCGTATGGCTGTCAAGATGTCACAGATGATTGTTAAAAAAACTGCCAAACCAGAAATCCGTAATTTGGCTAAGTCTATCATTAAAACTCAAATGGTAGAAATTAACCAAATGCAGCAATGGTATCAAAGTTGGTATAAGTTAAAGCCTGTATAA
- a CDS encoding metallophosphoesterase family protein — translation MNINRRQFLFLSGISTIASGFLSGKLSNSNSLIESATAAKPVKKDLLLRFVSVADTGTGTKGQYAVANAMNFYHQQNPYNLVVLAGDNIYNNGEIEKINAVFERPYQPLLKNGVKFHACLGNHDIRTDNGVPQVKYPGFNMQGRYYTFSQNKVQFFALDTNGNADWKNQLIWLEKELSLSKAPWKVVFGHHPIYSSGNYGSNKNFIKTFTPLFKKYNVQLYINGHEHNYERTRAINGTTYLICGAGAGNRPVGRSQWTEYSTSDLSFAAYDVYADRMEVSAIGTNNRVFDQGVIKLKSV, via the coding sequence ATGAATATTAACCGCCGTCAATTTTTGTTTTTAAGTGGAATCAGCACCATAGCATCTGGATTTCTGAGTGGGAAATTGTCAAATTCAAATTCTCTCATAGAATCAGCAACAGCAGCTAAACCAGTCAAAAAAGATTTATTATTGCGTTTTGTCTCCGTTGCTGATACAGGAACTGGGACTAAAGGACAATATGCTGTAGCAAATGCTATGAATTTTTATCATCAGCAAAATCCTTATAATTTGGTAGTTTTAGCTGGTGACAATATCTATAATAATGGGGAAATTGAGAAAATCAATGCAGTTTTTGAGCGTCCCTATCAACCTTTACTAAAAAATGGTGTCAAGTTTCATGCTTGTTTAGGTAATCATGATATTCGCACTGATAATGGTGTTCCCCAAGTTAAATATCCTGGTTTTAATATGCAGGGACGTTATTACACATTTAGTCAAAATAAAGTTCAGTTTTTTGCGTTAGATACTAATGGTAATGCTGATTGGAAAAATCAATTAATTTGGTTAGAGAAGGAATTAAGTCTGAGTAAAGCACCGTGGAAAGTTGTCTTTGGTCATCATCCCATTTATTCATCTGGTAATTATGGGAGTAACAAAAATTTTATTAAAACCTTTACTCCGCTGTTTAAAAAATACAATGTTCAACTTTATATCAATGGCCATGAACATAATTATGAACGCACTCGCGCTATTAATGGAACTACCTATTTAATCTGTGGTGCTGGTGCTGGTAATCGTCCGGTTGGTCGTTCTCAATGGACAGAATATTCAACCAGTGATTTGAGTTTTGCTGCTTATGATGTGTATGCAGATAGAATGGAAGTGAGCGCTATTGGTACTAATAATCGCGTTTTTGATCAGGGTGTAATTAAATTAAAAAGTGTTTAA
- the rpmB gene encoding 50S ribosomal protein L28: MSRRCELTGKKANNACSVSHSNRHTKRLQHVNLQTKRVWWPAGNRWVKLKLSTKAIKTLEFKGLDAMAKEAGINLNHY; encoded by the coding sequence ATGTCCCGTCGTTGTGAACTAACTGGTAAAAAAGCCAATAACGCTTGTTCCGTTTCCCACTCTAACCGTCACACCAAGCGTCTACAGCACGTTAATCTGCAAACAAAGCGGGTTTGGTGGCCTGCTGGTAACCGTTGGGTAAAATTGAAACTTTCCACCAAAGCCATCAAAACCTTAGAATTTAAAGGTTTAGACGCAATGGCAAAAGAAGCAGGAATCAACCTCAACCACTACTAA
- a CDS encoding BrnT family toxin has protein sequence MEFEWDEHKNQHNQKKHGLSFEEAQEIFQGIVFTSIDERFDYDEEIREITIGAIQGIIVVTVAHTERNGKIRLI, from the coding sequence ATGGAATTTGAATGGGACGAACATAAAAATCAACACAATCAGAAAAAACATGGACTTAGCTTTGAGGAAGCACAAGAAATTTTTCAGGGAATCGTTTTTACGTCAATTGATGAACGATTTGACTATGATGAAGAAATTAGAGAAATTACTATTGGTGCAATACAAGGAATTATTGTTGTCACCGTAGCCCATACCGAAAGAAACGGCAAAATCCGTCTGATTTAA
- a CDS encoding BrnA antitoxin family protein, producing MNISPKRLEEIQNIPDSAIDTSDIPELDDNFWQTAKMVKPITKKAISIRLDSDVLEWFKHQGKGYQSMINTVLRSYINHQENL from the coding sequence ATGAATATCTCGCCGAAACGTCTTGAAGAAATCCAAAATATCCCAGATTCTGCTATTGATACTTCTGATATTCCCGAATTAGATGATAACTTTTGGCAAACCGCTAAAATGGTGAAACCTATTACTAAAAAAGCTATTTCCATTCGCTTAGATAGTGACGTTTTGGAATGGTTCAAACACCAGGGAAAAGGCTATCAATCAATGATTAATACTGTGCTGCGTTCTTATATTAACCATCAAGAAAATCTCTAA
- the htpG gene encoding molecular chaperone HtpG — MLEQGNISIHTDNIFPIIKKSLYSDHQIFLRELVSNGVDAIQKLNMVSRAGEYNGEIGEPEITISIDKDNKILSITDNGIGMTAEEVKKYINQVAFSSAEEFIDKYEGKADQPIIGHFGLGFYSSFMVAKQVEIDTLSYQEGAQAVRWTCDGSPKFVLDESPRTTRGTTIILTLEGEEEEFLEPARIRNLVKTYCDFMSVPIKMDGEVLNKQKAAWRESPSNLTKEDYLEFYRYLYPFQEEPLLWVHLNTDYPFVINGILYFPKMRPDVDVTKGQIKLFCNQVFVSDNCEEIIPQFLMPMRGVIDSTDIPLNVSRSALQGDRTIRRIGDYIAKKVGDRLKELYRDDREQYVTAWKDLGTFVKFGVLNDEKFKKQVEDIIIFRSTAKLEAPVADTAAVEVQSTDGDAWQDVTPANATSIPYTTLKEYLERNKERHENKVFYSTDAASQATYIELHKNQGLEVLYMDSFIDTHFINFLEQEYRDVKFTRVDSDLDNTLLDDKTGEIVDPTTNKTKGEVIKELFEKALNKPKLNIRTESLKSDDPQGTPPAMVLLPEFLRRMREMSAMMQQQTVEFPEEHILLVNTAHPLIQNLVNISQGSIIQGDGESPSSQLVNMMCQHVYDLALISQKGFDADGMKSFVERSNDVLTKLTEQASK; from the coding sequence ATGTTAGAACAAGGCAATATCAGTATTCATACCGATAATATTTTCCCGATTATCAAGAAGTCTCTCTACTCAGATCATCAAATCTTCTTGCGGGAACTGGTATCCAACGGGGTAGACGCTATCCAGAAGTTAAACATGGTATCCCGTGCTGGGGAATACAATGGCGAAATTGGCGAACCAGAAATTACCATTAGCATTGATAAAGACAACAAAATCCTCTCCATTACTGATAATGGCATTGGTATGACCGCAGAGGAAGTAAAAAAATACATTAACCAAGTTGCTTTCTCTAGTGCTGAAGAATTTATTGACAAGTATGAAGGTAAGGCAGATCAACCGATTATCGGTCATTTCGGTTTGGGTTTCTACTCATCCTTCATGGTAGCAAAACAAGTAGAGATTGATACTCTATCTTACCAAGAAGGCGCACAAGCTGTGCGTTGGACTTGTGATGGTTCACCTAAATTTGTTTTAGATGAATCTCCTCGCACCACTCGTGGGACTACGATTATTCTCACATTGGAAGGAGAAGAAGAGGAGTTTCTCGAACCAGCACGAATTAGAAATCTTGTCAAGACTTACTGCGATTTCATGTCAGTTCCCATTAAAATGGATGGGGAAGTTTTAAATAAACAAAAAGCTGCGTGGCGTGAATCTCCCAGTAATCTCACCAAGGAAGATTATTTAGAGTTTTACCGCTATTTGTATCCTTTCCAAGAAGAACCTTTGCTGTGGGTGCATTTAAATACAGATTATCCCTTTGTGATTAATGGGATTTTGTATTTCCCGAAAATGCGTCCTGATGTAGATGTTACCAAAGGACAAATTAAATTATTCTGCAATCAGGTGTTTGTGAGTGATAACTGTGAGGAAATTATTCCCCAGTTTTTAATGCCCATGCGGGGCGTGATTGATAGCACTGATATACCTTTGAACGTTTCTCGAAGTGCATTACAAGGCGATCGCACTATTAGAAGAATTGGCGATTATATAGCCAAAAAAGTCGGTGATAGACTCAAAGAGTTATACCGTGATGACCGCGAACAATACGTAACAGCCTGGAAAGACTTAGGAACATTCGTGAAATTTGGCGTTCTCAACGATGAGAAATTCAAAAAACAAGTTGAAGACATTATCATCTTCCGTAGCACAGCCAAATTAGAAGCCCCTGTAGCCGACACCGCAGCCGTTGAAGTCCAATCTACAGATGGTGATGCGTGGCAAGATGTTACCCCAGCAAACGCGACCAGCATCCCCTACACCACCCTGAAAGAATACTTAGAACGGAACAAAGAACGTCACGAGAATAAGGTATTCTACAGCACAGATGCAGCCAGTCAAGCCACTTATATTGAACTCCACAAAAATCAAGGTTTAGAAGTCCTCTATATGGACTCATTCATTGATACCCACTTCATCAACTTCCTAGAACAAGAATATCGAGACGTTAAATTTACACGGGTAGACTCTGACCTCGATAACACCCTCCTCGATGACAAAACTGGCGAAATTGTTGACCCCACCACCAACAAAACCAAAGGAGAAGTCATTAAAGAACTATTTGAAAAAGCCCTCAACAAGCCCAAACTCAACATCCGCACCGAATCCTTGAAATCAGATGATCCTCAAGGCACACCACCTGCAATGGTATTATTACCCGAATTTCTCCGCCGGATGCGAGAAATGAGCGCTATGATGCAGCAGCAAACCGTTGAATTTCCCGAGGAACATATTTTACTAGTAAATACTGCTCACCCGTTAATTCAAAACTTGGTTAATATCAGTCAAGGTAGTATTATTCAAGGTGATGGTGAATCACCTTCAAGTCAATTAGTAAATATGATGTGTCAGCACGTTTATGATCTGGCACTGATATCGCAAAAAGGGTTTGATGCAGATGGCATGAAATCCTTTGTAGAACGTTCCAATGACGTACTTACCAAGCTAACAGAACAAGCCAGCAAATAA
- a CDS encoding class I SAM-dependent methyltransferase yields MELISSLGITGSQYLSKERFISYHHQSRLLFSLGSQVKNVLEIGIFNSLFTEILRQNNYNVTTADIDPSLKPDIMLDLTAEFTLPKDKFDAIVLFQVLEHFPYEKSELALQKLGAVTKKYLVISIPNTTQYLSLQVKTSFLLKARHLLWEIPQFWSTTPLCDEHYWELGLKGYPKKRFLESVAKAGLIVREEYVDPTFPYHYFLILEKI; encoded by the coding sequence ATGGAACTTATTTCTTCATTAGGAATTACAGGTTCGCAATATCTTTCCAAGGAAAGATTTATTAGTTATCATCATCAGTCGCGGTTATTGTTTTCCTTGGGTAGTCAGGTTAAAAATGTTCTAGAAATTGGTATTTTTAATTCCCTGTTTACAGAAATACTCAGACAAAATAACTATAACGTCACTACGGCGGATATTGATCCTAGTCTCAAACCAGATATAATGTTGGATTTGACGGCGGAATTTACACTACCAAAAGACAAGTTTGATGCAATTGTTCTGTTTCAAGTATTAGAACATTTTCCCTACGAAAAATCTGAATTAGCATTGCAAAAACTCGGCGCAGTTACTAAGAAATATTTGGTGATTTCTATTCCCAATACTACTCAATATCTATCATTGCAAGTCAAAACTTCTTTTTTGCTTAAAGCCAGACATTTACTCTGGGAAATTCCCCAATTTTGGAGTACAACACCACTTTGTGATGAACATTATTGGGAATTGGGATTGAAAGGATATCCCAAAAAGCGGTTTTTGGAATCTGTTGCTAAAGCTGGTTTGATAGTGAGGGAAGAATATGTTGATCCTACTTTCCCATATCACTACTTTTTGATCTTAGAAAAAATATAA